The Bombus huntii isolate Logan2020A chromosome 1, iyBomHunt1.1, whole genome shotgun sequence genome contains a region encoding:
- the LOC126865380 gene encoding (E3-independent) E2 ubiquitin-conjugating enzyme UBE2O isoform X1, with translation MATNFGVECQYFYEDVVYRVDKKGNVVFGIVMENDDQDLSEESSDSEESQKRKKGEIRVVWHPSGIEELVSSKKVHLADRTLMPGDVVRRMIKGKDTQRGYCRDIELTACVQVIGTKQVLTNIRSEDLVPLEEFATDIAVCMDSWVGGIKMANFKLWLTTPDGSRCVINETDSRVLGQLEERRDNDNDFPHSSEFYPGQSLWGPVHCLEDAQWITCTKEMKAKRKSKPQKLTKVIVEKVETDWVGVHWQCRAYSKDGAWSDQAQPKFVVEGENLKKLKLLNVFEPSTVQVGDRNFYVIKSDENVITREQWRKQQRDIFQVPKHSPKKTRPNISVTKPVEDRKKEKDKDKLNEQQTLEENAHNNINNLQNITSNNTLMPPVQNQNTESSDDWDTEDTGSQSDSASVSSGCSSMSSMGKKKKSPALMTKVLKKKKLCKAKKKIPPVPLIPGTKIVVETLSTSTKANVVWQDGSVEFGIPSTQLYPIHHLDDKEFFPGDFVVDQKEESRMYGVVQSVDHQGRTAKIKWFKTYTSSQSPQPTLLEEREVSVYDLKDHPDFQYRPGTLVIRIANFEGEDAGCTAGQVLDNYPEGRVKVWWVDGHVSMCWPQDLYKVGEYDSDEGELWDDVSSDASWETELEDWYIADTDGTEQTELENIKPKLAAHIEKARIAMSRLEEIFTQNPSLQTTEVMRKLLEVYKDCRYMDKLMGTSFFHECHFQGLLERVRERGRANVAQRMADQVTRLFTHKSDGSEENIEKNNIENSNNIQSGSNPCEKIITTVTDMTESIDHKNDEPSNKQNVKGEESINRLFINVNPNPEDSGLYSAENSKKESGSSDSSGEFLLSEDVNNVPDRSIEKSEMNKTSKTQMHITSSHVASSQVCVKLCTLIKAQLVLAHAEVSRRFGLSKMSLSDAEKGSSPLKKQKKEEEKRIELLQEPSEYSIEIPPPIYTEGEGFSIEETAPDSHKFKLTMFQPTDPTNFFRTVSKELKLLKSSLPPGIWVKGFEDRIDLYSVMFRGPEKTPYEDGLFLFDFQLSADYPAAPPLCHYISYCNDRLNPNLYEDGKVCVSLLGTWSGRGTEVWTSSSTLLQVIVSIQGLILVPEPYFNEAGFDKQKGSQQGKENSRMYNEMVVLKLVQAQTKLLQHPPPVFKDIIIEHFKRHANKLLQRLELWMEISEQHNNQHPLSPVTPTTFKQISDVDNKILPEFPLIPASRGFCITLRKTLAIFKEVLIKEGIIERNSDVRTWENIKEQTKSEGHETSKTADSNTMEHDSKKEISEGSSKLNPNGSLSKDRVSSSSTNISSTSLSETKKITLDHTIS, from the exons ATGGCTACGAACTTTGGCGTAGAGTGTCAGTACTTTTACGAGGATGTCGTCTATCGTGTGGATAAGAAAGGTAACGTTGTGTTCGGAATTGTTATGGAAAATGACGACCAAGATTTGTCCGAAGAAAGTTCTGACAGCGAAGAGAGCcaaaagaggaaaaagggCGAGATTCGCGTGGTCTGGCATCCCTCCGGTATCGAGGAGTTGGTCAGCTCGAAGAAG gtACATTTAGCAGATAGAACACTTATGCCAGGAGATGTTGTACGTCGGATGATCAAAGGAAAGGATACACAGAGAGGATACTGTAGGGATATTGAGCTTACTGCCTGTGTTCAAGTGATTGGTACTAAACAAGTGCTTACCAATATTAGGAGCGAAGATTTAGTTCCTTTGGAA GAATTTGCAACGGATATAGCTGTTTGTATGGATTCATGGGTTGGTGGCATAAAAATGGCAAATTTTAAATTGTGGCTTACTACACCCGATGGATCTCGTTGTGTCATAAATGAAACAGATTCTCGTGTTTTAGGACAATTAGAGGAGAGACGTGATAAT GATAATGATTTTCCTCATTCTTCTGAATTTTATCCTGGTCAAAGTTTGTGGGGACCAGTTCACTGCCTAGAAGATGCACAAtggattacatgtacaaaagAAATGAAAGCAAAGAGAAAATCTAAACCACAGAAACTAACAAAGGTAATTGTAGAAAAGGTAGAAACAGATTGGGTAGGAGTGCATTGGCAGTGTAGAGCATATTCAAAGGATGGTGCTTGGTCAGATCAAGCTCAACCAAAATTCGTAGTTGAAGgagaaaatttgaagaaactAAAATTATTGAATGTTTTTGAACCATCTACTGTGCAAGTGGGAGATCGAAActtttatgtaattaaaagtGATGAAAATGTCATTACACGAGAACAATGGAGAAAACAACAAAGAGACATTTTTCAAGTTCCTAAACATAGTCCAAAGAAAACACGTCCAAATATCAGTGTGACAAAGCCAGTTGAAGatagaaaaaaggagaaggatAAAGATAAACTTAATGAACAGCAAACATTAGAAGAGAATGCtcataataatattaacaatttacaaaatattacaaGCAATAATACTCTAATGCCTCCAGTACAAAACCAGAATACTGAAAGTTCAGATGATTGGGATACAGAAGATACTGGATCGCAAAGTGACAGTGCTTCA GTATCTAGTGGATGTTCTAGCATGTCATCCATgggtaaaaagaaaaaaagccCAGCTTTAATGACAAAGGttctgaaaaagaaaaagttatGCAAGGCAAAGAAGAAGATTCCACCAGTTCCATTGATTCCAGGGACTAAAATTGTTGTGGAAACATTATCTACAAGTACAAAAGCTAATGTTGTATGGCAAGATGGTTCAGTAGAATTtg GTATTCCATCAACACAACTTTATCCGATTCATCACTTAGATGATAAAGAATTCTTCCCTGGTGATTTTGTAGTTGATCAAAAGGAAGAGTCTAGAATGTATGGTGTAGTTCAAAGTGTTGACCATCAGGGTAGAACAGCTAAAATAAAATGGTTTAAAACATACACTTCTAGTCAAAGTCCGCA gCCAACTTTACTAGAAGAACGTGAAGTCAGTGTATATGATTTAAAAGATCATCCAGACTTTCAGTACAGACCAGGTACATTAGTAATTCGAATAGCTAATTTTGAAGGAGAAGATGCTGGATGTACTGCTGGTCAAGTGCTAGATAATTATCCGGAAGGACGAGTTAAAGTGTGGTGGGTTGATGGACATGTAAGTATGTGTTGGCCTCAAGATTTGTATAAAGTAGGTGAATATGATAGTGACGAAGGAGAACTTTGGGACGATGTATCGTCTGACGCGTCATGGGAAACGGAATTGGAAGACTGGTATATCGCCGATACCGATGGTACAGAACAAAcagaattagaaaatataaaaccaAAGCTAGCCGCACACATCGAAAAAGCTCGCATTGCAATGTCTAGACTGGAAGAGATTTTCACTCAAAATCCCTCACTTCAGACAACCGAAGTTATGAGAAAATTATTAGAAGTTTATAAAGATTGTCGATACATGGATAAACTTATGGGTACCTCTTTCTTCCATGAATGTCATTTTCAAGGACTTCTGGAGAGAGTCCGTGAACGTGGTCGTGCAAATGTAGCGCAACGTATGGCGGATCAAGTAACAAGATTATTTACGCATAAATCTGATGGATcagaagaaaatatagaaaagaacaatatagaaaattccaaTAATATACAATCAGGAAGTAATCCTTGTGAAAAGATCATTACCACTGTAACGGATATGACAGAATCCATTGATCATAAAAACGACGAACCCAGCAATAAACAGAACGTAAAAGGTGAAGAATCAAttaatcgtttatttattaatgttaATCCTAATCCTGAAGATTCTGGATTGTATTCTGcagaaaattcaaagaaaGAGTCGGGTTCGAGTGACTCAAGTGGCGAATTTCTACTTAGCGAGGATGTGAACAATGTACCTGATCGTTCAATAGAGAAATCAGAAATGAATAAAACTTCCAAAACTCAGATGCACATAACAAGTTCTCACGTGGCTAGTTCTCAAGTTTGCGTTAAATTGTGCACTTTAATAAAAGCTCAACTTGTACTAGCGCATGCAGAAGTTTCTAGACGATTCGGGTTATCAAAGATGTCATTATCCGATGCCGAAAAAGGATCGTCTCCTTTGAAGAagcagaagaaagaagaagaaaaacgtATAGAATTGTTACAAGAACCATCAGAATATTCCATAGAAATTCCACCACCAATATATACAGAAGGGGAAGGATTTTCTATAGAAGAAACAGCACCAGATAgtcataaatttaaattaacaatGTTTCAGCCTACAGATCCTACAAACTTTTTCAGAACTGTTTCCAAGGAATTAAAACTTTTAAAAAGTTCACTTCCACCCGGTATATGGGTAAAGGGATTTGAAGATAGAATAGATTTATATTCTGTAATGTTTCGTGGACCTGAGAAAACACCATACGAAGAtggtctttttctttttgatttTCAATTATCTGCCGATTATCCTGCTGCTCCACCACTTTGTCATTATATTTCTTACTGTAATGATAGGTTAAATCCCAATCTGTATGAGGATGGTAAAGTTTGTGTAAGCTTACTTGGAACATGGTCTGGCCGTGGAACAGAAGTGTGGACAAGTTCCTCGACTCTCTTGCAAGTTATAGTCTCGATTCAAGGCCTTATTCTCGTACCAGAACCATATTTTAATGAAGCTGGATTCGATAAACAAAAAGGCTCTCaacaaggaaaagaaaattcaagAATGTACAATGAAATGGTTGTACTAAAATTGGTTCAAGCACAGACTAAGTTATTACAACATCCACCACCtgtatttaaagatattattattgaaCATTTCAAGAGGCATGCAAACAAATTATTGCAACGTTTAGAGTTGTGGATGGAAATTTCTGAACAACATAATAATCAACACCCATTATCTCCAGTAACACCTACTACTTTTAAACAAATATCTGACGTTG ATAACAAAATTTTACCAGAATTTCCATTAATACCAGCGTCTAGAGGTTTCTGCATAACACTCCGTAAAACTTTAGCTATATTTAAAGAAGTGCTGATTAAAGAGGGTATTATAGAAAGGAACAGCGACGTACGTACTTGGGAAAATATCAAGGAGCAAACAAAGAGCGAGGGTCACGAAACAAGCAAAACTGCTGACAGTAATACAATGGAACACGACAGTAAAAAAGAGATCAGTGAAGGAAGTTCCAAATTAAATCCAAACGGTAGCCTATCAAAGGACCGTGTATCATCTTCGTCCACGAATATTTCCTCTACATCACTAagcgaaacgaagaaaattacgTTGGATCATACCATCAGCTAG
- the LOC126865380 gene encoding (E3-independent) E2 ubiquitin-conjugating enzyme UBE2O isoform X2 encodes MATNFGVECQYFYEDVVYRVDKKGNVVFGIVMENDDQDLSEESSDSEESQKRKKGEIRVVWHPSGIEELVSSKKVHLADRTLMPGDVVRRMIKGKDTQRGYCRDIELTACVQVIGTKQVLTNIRSEDLVPLEEFATDIAVCMDSWVGGIKMANFKLWLTTPDGSRCVINETDSRVLGQLEERRDNDNDFPHSSEFYPGQSLWGPVHCLEDAQWITCTKEMKAKRKSKPQKLTKVIVEKVETDWVGVHWQCRAYSKDGAWSDQAQPKFVVEGENLKKLKLLNVFEPSTVQVGDRNFYVIKSDENVITREQWRKQQRDIFQVPKHSPKKTRPNISVTKPVEDRKKEKDKDKLNEQQTLEENAHNNINNLQNITSNNTLMPPVQNQNTESSDDWDTEDTGSQSDSASVSSGCSSMSSMGKKKKSPALMTKVLKKKKLCKAKKKIPPVPLIPGTKIVVETLSTSTKANVVWQDGSVEFGIPSTQLYPIHHLDDKEFFPGDFVVDQKEESRMYGVVQSVDHQGRTAKIKWFKTYTSSQSPQPTLLEEREVSVYDLKDHPDFQYRPGTLVIRIANFEGEDAGCTAGQVLDNYPEGRVKVWWVDGHVSMCWPQDLYKVGEYDSDEGELWDDVSSDASWETELEDWYIADTDGTEQTELENIKPKLAAHIEKARIAMSRLEEIFTQNPSLQTTEVMRKLLEVYKDCRYMDKLMGTSFFHECHFQGLLERVRERGRANVAQRMADQVTRLFTHKSDGSEENIEKNNIENSNNIQSGSNPCEKIITTVTDMTESIDHKNDEPSNKQNVKENSKKESGSSDSSGEFLLSEDVNNVPDRSIEKSEMNKTSKTQMHITSSHVASSQVCVKLCTLIKAQLVLAHAEVSRRFGLSKMSLSDAEKGSSPLKKQKKEEEKRIELLQEPSEYSIEIPPPIYTEGEGFSIEETAPDSHKFKLTMFQPTDPTNFFRTVSKELKLLKSSLPPGIWVKGFEDRIDLYSVMFRGPEKTPYEDGLFLFDFQLSADYPAAPPLCHYISYCNDRLNPNLYEDGKVCVSLLGTWSGRGTEVWTSSSTLLQVIVSIQGLILVPEPYFNEAGFDKQKGSQQGKENSRMYNEMVVLKLVQAQTKLLQHPPPVFKDIIIEHFKRHANKLLQRLELWMEISEQHNNQHPLSPVTPTTFKQISDVDNKILPEFPLIPASRGFCITLRKTLAIFKEVLIKEGIIERNSDVRTWENIKEQTKSEGHETSKTADSNTMEHDSKKEISEGSSKLNPNGSLSKDRVSSSSTNISSTSLSETKKITLDHTIS; translated from the exons ATGGCTACGAACTTTGGCGTAGAGTGTCAGTACTTTTACGAGGATGTCGTCTATCGTGTGGATAAGAAAGGTAACGTTGTGTTCGGAATTGTTATGGAAAATGACGACCAAGATTTGTCCGAAGAAAGTTCTGACAGCGAAGAGAGCcaaaagaggaaaaagggCGAGATTCGCGTGGTCTGGCATCCCTCCGGTATCGAGGAGTTGGTCAGCTCGAAGAAG gtACATTTAGCAGATAGAACACTTATGCCAGGAGATGTTGTACGTCGGATGATCAAAGGAAAGGATACACAGAGAGGATACTGTAGGGATATTGAGCTTACTGCCTGTGTTCAAGTGATTGGTACTAAACAAGTGCTTACCAATATTAGGAGCGAAGATTTAGTTCCTTTGGAA GAATTTGCAACGGATATAGCTGTTTGTATGGATTCATGGGTTGGTGGCATAAAAATGGCAAATTTTAAATTGTGGCTTACTACACCCGATGGATCTCGTTGTGTCATAAATGAAACAGATTCTCGTGTTTTAGGACAATTAGAGGAGAGACGTGATAAT GATAATGATTTTCCTCATTCTTCTGAATTTTATCCTGGTCAAAGTTTGTGGGGACCAGTTCACTGCCTAGAAGATGCACAAtggattacatgtacaaaagAAATGAAAGCAAAGAGAAAATCTAAACCACAGAAACTAACAAAGGTAATTGTAGAAAAGGTAGAAACAGATTGGGTAGGAGTGCATTGGCAGTGTAGAGCATATTCAAAGGATGGTGCTTGGTCAGATCAAGCTCAACCAAAATTCGTAGTTGAAGgagaaaatttgaagaaactAAAATTATTGAATGTTTTTGAACCATCTACTGTGCAAGTGGGAGATCGAAActtttatgtaattaaaagtGATGAAAATGTCATTACACGAGAACAATGGAGAAAACAACAAAGAGACATTTTTCAAGTTCCTAAACATAGTCCAAAGAAAACACGTCCAAATATCAGTGTGACAAAGCCAGTTGAAGatagaaaaaaggagaaggatAAAGATAAACTTAATGAACAGCAAACATTAGAAGAGAATGCtcataataatattaacaatttacaaaatattacaaGCAATAATACTCTAATGCCTCCAGTACAAAACCAGAATACTGAAAGTTCAGATGATTGGGATACAGAAGATACTGGATCGCAAAGTGACAGTGCTTCA GTATCTAGTGGATGTTCTAGCATGTCATCCATgggtaaaaagaaaaaaagccCAGCTTTAATGACAAAGGttctgaaaaagaaaaagttatGCAAGGCAAAGAAGAAGATTCCACCAGTTCCATTGATTCCAGGGACTAAAATTGTTGTGGAAACATTATCTACAAGTACAAAAGCTAATGTTGTATGGCAAGATGGTTCAGTAGAATTtg GTATTCCATCAACACAACTTTATCCGATTCATCACTTAGATGATAAAGAATTCTTCCCTGGTGATTTTGTAGTTGATCAAAAGGAAGAGTCTAGAATGTATGGTGTAGTTCAAAGTGTTGACCATCAGGGTAGAACAGCTAAAATAAAATGGTTTAAAACATACACTTCTAGTCAAAGTCCGCA gCCAACTTTACTAGAAGAACGTGAAGTCAGTGTATATGATTTAAAAGATCATCCAGACTTTCAGTACAGACCAGGTACATTAGTAATTCGAATAGCTAATTTTGAAGGAGAAGATGCTGGATGTACTGCTGGTCAAGTGCTAGATAATTATCCGGAAGGACGAGTTAAAGTGTGGTGGGTTGATGGACATGTAAGTATGTGTTGGCCTCAAGATTTGTATAAAGTAGGTGAATATGATAGTGACGAAGGAGAACTTTGGGACGATGTATCGTCTGACGCGTCATGGGAAACGGAATTGGAAGACTGGTATATCGCCGATACCGATGGTACAGAACAAAcagaattagaaaatataaaaccaAAGCTAGCCGCACACATCGAAAAAGCTCGCATTGCAATGTCTAGACTGGAAGAGATTTTCACTCAAAATCCCTCACTTCAGACAACCGAAGTTATGAGAAAATTATTAGAAGTTTATAAAGATTGTCGATACATGGATAAACTTATGGGTACCTCTTTCTTCCATGAATGTCATTTTCAAGGACTTCTGGAGAGAGTCCGTGAACGTGGTCGTGCAAATGTAGCGCAACGTATGGCGGATCAAGTAACAAGATTATTTACGCATAAATCTGATGGATcagaagaaaatatagaaaagaacaatatagaaaattccaaTAATATACAATCAGGAAGTAATCCTTGTGAAAAGATCATTACCACTGTAACGGATATGACAGAATCCATTGATCATAAAAACGACGAACCCAGCAATAAACAGAACGTAAAAG aaaattcaaagaaaGAGTCGGGTTCGAGTGACTCAAGTGGCGAATTTCTACTTAGCGAGGATGTGAACAATGTACCTGATCGTTCAATAGAGAAATCAGAAATGAATAAAACTTCCAAAACTCAGATGCACATAACAAGTTCTCACGTGGCTAGTTCTCAAGTTTGCGTTAAATTGTGCACTTTAATAAAAGCTCAACTTGTACTAGCGCATGCAGAAGTTTCTAGACGATTCGGGTTATCAAAGATGTCATTATCCGATGCCGAAAAAGGATCGTCTCCTTTGAAGAagcagaagaaagaagaagaaaaacgtATAGAATTGTTACAAGAACCATCAGAATATTCCATAGAAATTCCACCACCAATATATACAGAAGGGGAAGGATTTTCTATAGAAGAAACAGCACCAGATAgtcataaatttaaattaacaatGTTTCAGCCTACAGATCCTACAAACTTTTTCAGAACTGTTTCCAAGGAATTAAAACTTTTAAAAAGTTCACTTCCACCCGGTATATGGGTAAAGGGATTTGAAGATAGAATAGATTTATATTCTGTAATGTTTCGTGGACCTGAGAAAACACCATACGAAGAtggtctttttctttttgatttTCAATTATCTGCCGATTATCCTGCTGCTCCACCACTTTGTCATTATATTTCTTACTGTAATGATAGGTTAAATCCCAATCTGTATGAGGATGGTAAAGTTTGTGTAAGCTTACTTGGAACATGGTCTGGCCGTGGAACAGAAGTGTGGACAAGTTCCTCGACTCTCTTGCAAGTTATAGTCTCGATTCAAGGCCTTATTCTCGTACCAGAACCATATTTTAATGAAGCTGGATTCGATAAACAAAAAGGCTCTCaacaaggaaaagaaaattcaagAATGTACAATGAAATGGTTGTACTAAAATTGGTTCAAGCACAGACTAAGTTATTACAACATCCACCACCtgtatttaaagatattattattgaaCATTTCAAGAGGCATGCAAACAAATTATTGCAACGTTTAGAGTTGTGGATGGAAATTTCTGAACAACATAATAATCAACACCCATTATCTCCAGTAACACCTACTACTTTTAAACAAATATCTGACGTTG ATAACAAAATTTTACCAGAATTTCCATTAATACCAGCGTCTAGAGGTTTCTGCATAACACTCCGTAAAACTTTAGCTATATTTAAAGAAGTGCTGATTAAAGAGGGTATTATAGAAAGGAACAGCGACGTACGTACTTGGGAAAATATCAAGGAGCAAACAAAGAGCGAGGGTCACGAAACAAGCAAAACTGCTGACAGTAATACAATGGAACACGACAGTAAAAAAGAGATCAGTGAAGGAAGTTCCAAATTAAATCCAAACGGTAGCCTATCAAAGGACCGTGTATCATCTTCGTCCACGAATATTTCCTCTACATCACTAagcgaaacgaagaaaattacgTTGGATCATACCATCAGCTAG